A window from Salvelinus fontinalis isolate EN_2023a chromosome 8, ASM2944872v1, whole genome shotgun sequence encodes these proteins:
- the LOC129860445 gene encoding uncharacterized protein LOC129860445, with amino-acid sequence MLITTTSDQVGSIVLITTTSDQVGSIVLITTTSDQVGSTVLIITTSDQVGSTMLITTTSDQVGSTVLITTTSDQVGSTVLIITTSDQVGSTVLITTTSDQVGSTMLITTTSDQVGSTVLIITASDQVGSTVLIITTSDQVGSTVLITTTSDQVGSTVLITTTSDQVGSTVLITTTSDQVGSTVLIITTSDQVGSTVLITTTSDQVGSTVLITTTSDQVGSTVLIITTSDQVGSTVLITTTSDQVGSTVLTTTTSDQVGSTVLIITASDQVGSTVLITTTSDQVGSTVLITTTSDQVGSTVLITTTSDQVGSTVLITTTSDQVGSTVLITTTSEQVGSTMLITTTSDQVGSTVLIITTSDQVDSTMLIITTSDHVISALFVYDRPVALSGQELIYTAIPINWALAKASPPALPLACSPTVVDG; translated from the coding sequence atGCTAATCACAACCACCAGTGATCAGGTTGGTTCCATCGTGCTAATCACAACCACCAGTGATCAGGTTGGTTCCATCGTGCTAATCACAACCACCAGtgatcaggttggttccaccgTGCTAATAATAACCACCAGtgatcaggttggttccaccatGCTAATCACAACCACCAGtgatcaggttggttccaccgTGCTAATCACAACCACCAGtgatcaggttggttccaccgTGCTAATCATAACCACCAGtgatcaggttggttccaccgTGCTAATCACAACCACCAGtgatcaggttggttccaccatGCTAATCACAACCACCAGtgatcaggttggttccaccgTGCTAATCATAACCGCCAGtgatcaggttggttccaccgTGCTAATCATAACCACCAGtgatcaggttggttccaccgTGCTAATCACAACCACCAGtgatcaggttggttccaccgTGCTAATCACAACCACCAGtgatcaggttggttccaccgTGCTAATCACAACCACCAGtgatcaggttggttccaccgTGCTAATCATAACCACCAGtgatcaggttggttccaccgTGCTAATCACAACCACCAGtgatcaggttggttccaccgTGCTAATCACAACCACCAGtgatcaggttggttccaccgTGCTAATCATAACCACCAGtgatcaggttggttccaccgTGCTAATCACAACCACCAGtgatcaggttggttccaccgTGCTAACCACAACCACCAGtgatcaggttggttccaccgTGCTAATCATAACCGCCAGtgatcaggttggttccaccgTGCTAATCACAACCACCAGtgatcaggttggttccaccgTGCTAATCACAACCACCAGtgatcaggttggttccaccgTGCTAATCACAACCACCAGtgatcaggttggttccaccgTTCTAATCACAACCACCAGtgatcaggttggttccaccgTGCTAATCACAACCACCAGTGAACAGGTTGGTTCCACCATGCTAATCACAACCACCAGtgatcaggttggttccaccgTGCTAATCATAACCACCAGTGATCAGGTTGATTCCACCATGCTAATCATAACCACCAGTGATCATGTAATCAGTGCTCTGTTTGTGTATGACCGACCCGTAGCTTTGAGTGGCCAGGAGCTGATCTACACTGCCATACCCATCAATTGGGCGCTGGCAAAGGCCTCACCTCCAGCCTTACCTCTTGCCTGCTCACCAACGGTCGTCGATGGGTAG